In Dermacentor albipictus isolate Rhodes 1998 colony chromosome 6, USDA_Dalb.pri_finalv2, whole genome shotgun sequence, the following proteins share a genomic window:
- the LOC135902276 gene encoding uncharacterized protein produces the protein MAAYKRLLVQTEVTSSSSGNCSQDIVSILNPTTTGALVGESSMLTDMRRSSILQADDHNYTHRIDCPESLSAFVGAVVPYIAGFVVKKVRSTITCELCIAALHSDELAPLIRQKSRGGLISPSQDIVGLCEAVEKGLRRLQAEYDTIKMVTVRSKHLILEVLGTCTEKNWFQKLEDHILDLDPLDNHIYILCKKIAEEYIKVRIHHMTKERNRELIKNRVRPLLSRVIIFNHQ, from the coding sequence ATGGCTGCATACAAGCGTCTGTTGGTTCAGACAGAAGTGACTTCAtcaagctctggaaactgctcCCAAGACATAGTCTCAATTCTAAATCCAACAACTACAGGAGCTTTGGTAGGTGAAAGCAGCATGCTTACTGATATGCGCAGGTCGTCAATCCTGCAGGCCGACGACCACAACTATACCCATCGCATTGACTGCCCAGAAAGCCTGTCAGCTTTTGTCGGTGCTGTAGTGCCGTACATTGCAGGTTTCGTCGTTAAGAAAGTTCGTTCAACGATAACATGTGAACTGTGCATCGCAGCCCTGCACTCGGATGAACTGGCACCTTTAATTAGGCAAAAGAGCCGAGGTGGACTTATTTCACCATCACAAGACATCGTTGGCCTGTGTGAAGCAGTTGAAAAGGGGCTGCGACGGCTACAGGCAGAATATGATACTATTAAAATGGTGACGGTAAGGTCAAAACACCTCATCCTTGAAGTCCTGGGcacctgcacagagaaaaattGGTTCCAGAAACTGGAGGACCACATCCTTGATCTCGATCCACTTGATAACCATATTTATATCTTGTGCAAAAAAATCGCTGAAGAATATATAAAAGTGAGAATACACCACATGACGAAAGAACGAAACCGTGAACTGATCAAAAACAGAGTGAGACCACTTTTGTCGAGGGTGATTATTTTCAATCACCAGTAG